In a single window of the Atlantibacter hermannii genome:
- the kojP gene encoding glycosyl hydrolase — protein MKLTTLDEPRFDPHFLNKYATLMAAGNGYLGIRATHEESYSLQTRGMYLAGFYHRAGAQDVTELINLPDVVGVHIEIDNTIFSLLSGEILSWQRVLSFSSGELVRDVLWKAPDGRRYHIVSRRFLSNARKPLFALRLTIRPLDGDANITFVTGIDATQTNSGRQHLDEMSLRVHDEHFLQGIYRPQGTETDIAISCHCQVSRALQRVSATNRKLLRHSTIAVSQGDTASCEKICWIDGHPDRTSPALAANGLRALKAAVNAGYAALLTESRDALEPWWNRCRVEVESDSPQEQQALDFAVYQLHAMMPFHDEGASIAAKGLTGEGYKGHIFWDTEVFLLPFYLYTQPAAARQLLRYRWLNLPGAQQKAQRCGYQGALFPWESARTGEEETPEFAAINIRTGERQRVASALAEHHLVADIAWAVMRYVEISGDNAFLQQEGGELLYQTACFWISRAVEREGHLEIHDVIGPDEYTEHINNNAFTNYMAFYNVASARQHCTAQQVDDDFKARAADFLRRLYLPKPDKQGVLPQDDSFFTKPSIDLTWYQAQAGKQTILHDYSRAEVNEMQILKQADVVMLCYMQPWLFTRKIQQVNLDWYLPRTIHDSSLSKAIHGIVAARCGSQATAYRFWREATQIDLGDDPHSCDDGLHAAATGAIWLGVIEGFAGVSIDDGLRLAPCLPQGWRSLRFSLCYQGIQLTITLTATHLTLMTSAPLTFRLYDKSLSVNGQGKLGLAGIYLRINGSAPGKG, from the coding sequence ATGAAACTAACGACGCTCGACGAACCGCGTTTTGATCCGCACTTTCTGAATAAATACGCCACGCTGATGGCTGCCGGGAATGGGTATCTCGGCATTCGTGCGACCCATGAGGAGAGCTACAGTCTGCAAACTCGCGGGATGTATCTGGCGGGTTTCTACCATCGGGCTGGCGCGCAGGACGTGACGGAGCTAATTAACTTGCCGGATGTGGTGGGGGTACACATCGAAATCGACAACACCATTTTTAGTCTGTTGTCGGGTGAAATTTTAAGCTGGCAGCGGGTGCTCTCGTTTTCCAGCGGTGAACTGGTGCGCGATGTGCTCTGGAAAGCGCCCGATGGTCGACGTTACCACATTGTCAGCCGTCGTTTTCTGAGTAACGCCCGCAAACCGCTGTTTGCGCTGCGTCTCACGATCCGTCCGTTGGATGGCGATGCGAATATTACCTTCGTGACCGGCATTGATGCGACGCAGACCAACAGCGGCCGCCAGCATCTCGATGAAATGTCGCTGCGTGTTCACGATGAGCACTTTTTACAGGGCATATACCGACCCCAGGGAACCGAAACCGATATCGCGATTAGCTGCCATTGCCAGGTTTCGCGGGCACTTCAGCGGGTGAGCGCCACCAATCGTAAGCTGTTACGGCATTCAACCATCGCTGTTTCGCAAGGCGATACGGCCAGTTGTGAAAAAATCTGCTGGATAGACGGTCATCCCGATCGCACAAGCCCTGCGCTCGCCGCCAACGGATTACGCGCCTTGAAGGCTGCGGTAAACGCAGGGTACGCCGCATTACTTACTGAGTCCCGGGACGCCCTCGAGCCCTGGTGGAATCGCTGTCGTGTAGAGGTTGAAAGCGATAGTCCACAGGAACAACAGGCGCTGGATTTCGCTGTCTATCAACTTCACGCCATGATGCCGTTTCACGATGAAGGTGCCAGTATTGCGGCGAAAGGCCTGACCGGAGAAGGGTACAAAGGGCACATATTCTGGGATACCGAAGTATTTTTGCTGCCTTTTTATCTCTATACCCAACCTGCTGCGGCGCGGCAGTTGTTGCGCTATCGCTGGCTGAATTTGCCGGGCGCGCAGCAAAAAGCGCAGCGCTGTGGCTACCAGGGAGCGTTATTTCCATGGGAAAGCGCGCGTACAGGCGAAGAGGAGACGCCCGAATTTGCAGCGATCAATATCCGCACGGGTGAGCGTCAGCGCGTGGCTTCTGCGCTCGCGGAACATCATCTGGTGGCCGACATCGCCTGGGCCGTGATGCGTTACGTCGAAATTTCCGGTGACAATGCCTTCCTGCAACAGGAGGGAGGTGAATTGCTTTATCAAACCGCATGTTTTTGGATAAGCAGGGCCGTTGAGAGAGAGGGTCATCTGGAAATTCATGATGTGATCGGACCGGATGAATATACCGAGCACATCAACAATAACGCGTTCACCAATTACATGGCGTTTTATAACGTAGCGAGCGCGCGCCAGCACTGTACTGCGCAGCAGGTGGATGATGATTTTAAAGCCAGGGCGGCGGATTTTCTGCGGCGGTTATATCTACCAAAACCGGATAAACAGGGCGTGCTGCCGCAGGATGACAGCTTTTTCACTAAGCCGTCGATTGATTTAACCTGGTATCAGGCCCAGGCAGGCAAACAGACTATTTTGCACGATTATTCCCGCGCTGAAGTTAACGAGATGCAGATACTGAAGCAGGCAGATGTCGTGATGCTCTGCTATATGCAGCCTTGGTTATTCACCCGGAAAATACAGCAGGTTAACCTGGACTGGTATCTGCCGCGGACCATTCACGATTCCTCGCTGAGCAAAGCCATTCACGGCATTGTGGCCGCACGTTGCGGCAGTCAGGCCACTGCGTATCGGTTCTGGCGGGAAGCTACGCAAATCGATCTCGGCGATGATCCTCATAGCTGCGATGACGGATTACATGCTGCCGCAACGGGTGCGATTTGGTTGGGTGTCATTGAAGGGTTTGCGGGCGTGAGTATCGATGACGGTTTACGTCTCGCGCCGTGTTTACCACAAGGATGGCGGTCGTTACGTTTTTCACTGTGCTATCAGGGCATCCAGTTAACGATAACGCTCACGGCGACGCATCTCACGCTGATGACCTCAGCTCCGTTGACATTCAGGCTGTATGACAAATCTCTTTCAGTTAATGGGCAGGGGAAGCTGGGCCTTGCAGGCATATATTTAAGGATAAATGGGAGCGCTCCCGGGAAAGGATGA
- the yvdM gene encoding beta-phosphoglucomutase encodes MLKALIFDLDGVITDTAHLHFLAWKSVAAELGIAIDERMNHALKGISRMASLERILQFGGKATTFSETQKIVIATRKNERYVALLSSLGPDAILPGIAPLLAELKKRGIKAGLASASLNAPRILASLNLLDAFDFCADASRITHPKPHPEIFLAACTGLGVVPEECIGVEDAQAGIDAINVCGMLSIGIGASLNNAGLLLSSTEELTWARIAGLLDYTDKATAVNR; translated from the coding sequence ATGTTAAAAGCACTCATATTTGATTTGGACGGTGTCATTACCGATACAGCACATCTTCATTTTTTAGCATGGAAATCGGTGGCGGCGGAGTTAGGGATTGCAATCGACGAGCGTATGAATCACGCCCTCAAGGGGATTAGCCGCATGGCATCCCTGGAGCGAATTTTACAGTTCGGCGGCAAAGCAACGACGTTCAGTGAGACGCAAAAAATCGTTATCGCTACGCGCAAAAATGAACGCTATGTGGCGTTACTCAGCTCGCTCGGACCTGATGCGATTTTACCCGGCATCGCGCCTTTACTGGCTGAGCTTAAAAAACGCGGCATCAAGGCAGGTCTGGCGTCTGCGTCGTTAAATGCGCCGCGCATTCTGGCCTCTCTGAATTTGCTGGACGCCTTTGATTTTTGCGCTGATGCCAGTCGTATTACGCACCCCAAGCCCCATCCTGAGATCTTTCTGGCAGCCTGTACGGGGCTTGGCGTTGTGCCTGAAGAGTGTATTGGCGTGGAGGATGCTCAGGCTGGCATTGATGCCATCAACGTCTGCGGCATGTTGTCGATTGGTATTGGCGCGTCTCTTAATAATGCGGGTTTATTACTCAGCAGCACGGAAGAATTGACCTGGGCGCGGATTGCCGGGTTACTGGACTACACCGACAAAGCGACTGCTGTAAATCGCTAA
- the ycjV gene encoding sugar transporter subunit: ATP-binding component of ABC superfamily transporter, whose product MANLSLQHIQKVYDNHVHVVKDFNLEIADKEFIVFVGPSGCGKSTTLRMIAGLEEITHGELYIGGVRMNDVPAKSRDIAMVFQNYALYPHMSVYDNMAFGLKMQKIAPDVIAERVTWAAQILGLKDYLKRKPGALSGGQRQRVALGRAIVREAGVFLMDEPLSNLDAKLRVQMRAEISKLHQKLNTTMIYVTHDQTEAMTMATRIVILKDGIIQQVGSPKTVYNHPGNMFVAGFIGSPAMNFVRGAFDGSHFVTETLKLTLPAKKCAALNQGGYNRKPVILGIRPEDISTETVRADCADAHISVAELTGAEFMLYTSVGAHEFVVRASADGHYRAGQNVPLYFDMNKSHFFNSETEEAIY is encoded by the coding sequence ATGGCAAACCTTTCACTTCAACATATCCAGAAAGTTTATGACAACCACGTCCACGTGGTTAAAGATTTCAACCTTGAGATCGCTGATAAGGAATTTATTGTTTTCGTGGGGCCTTCCGGCTGCGGGAAATCCACCACGCTACGTATGATCGCCGGGCTGGAAGAGATAACCCATGGCGAGCTATATATCGGTGGGGTGCGAATGAACGATGTCCCGGCCAAATCCCGCGACATCGCCATGGTTTTTCAAAATTATGCGCTCTATCCGCATATGAGCGTGTACGACAATATGGCCTTTGGTTTGAAAATGCAGAAGATTGCGCCTGACGTGATTGCGGAACGGGTTACCTGGGCTGCACAAATTCTCGGCCTGAAGGATTACCTTAAGCGCAAACCGGGGGCATTATCCGGCGGACAGCGCCAGCGGGTAGCGTTAGGGCGGGCGATTGTCCGTGAAGCTGGCGTTTTCCTGATGGATGAGCCGCTGTCTAACCTTGATGCCAAGCTGCGGGTGCAAATGCGCGCCGAGATAAGCAAACTGCATCAAAAACTGAACACCACCATGATTTATGTCACTCACGATCAGACCGAAGCCATGACCATGGCGACGCGCATCGTGATACTCAAGGATGGCATTATCCAACAGGTGGGTTCACCCAAGACCGTGTATAACCATCCGGGCAATATGTTTGTTGCGGGTTTTATTGGTTCACCCGCCATGAATTTTGTGCGGGGCGCATTTGATGGCAGCCATTTTGTGACGGAAACGCTTAAGTTAACGCTACCGGCAAAAAAATGCGCGGCGCTTAATCAGGGGGGATATAACCGCAAGCCGGTTATCCTGGGGATTCGTCCTGAAGACATATCTACGGAAACGGTGCGAGCCGACTGTGCCGATGCGCATATTAGTGTGGCGGAGTTAACTGGCGCAGAATTTATGCTTTATACCAGTGTCGGTGCCCATGAATTTGTGGTTCGCGCCAGCGCAGACGGGCATTATCGTGCCGGGCAGAATGTCCCCCTCTATTTTGATATGAATAAATCCCATTTTTTTAATAGCGAAACGGAAGAAGCTATTTATTAA
- the ompG gene encoding outer membrane protein G translates to MNAIIRTLLLLPVVCSQYAQAQDIPETRWEYTLGAMYETENVEGQAEDMDGLYEPSVYFNAAYGPWSINLAMYQEGPVNYSAMSRGTWFNRPEFNLRYQFIDNPDYTLGFTGGIRNYGYHFKNADGSPAGTANTLRYKIQPDWRAKLHGNLTFEGWLAWYRFINDLEQTGYSDSRVETETGFTYQFNDTVSLQVHYYLERGYNASDSHKQGEFNTNEARIFLPVSLGSTTLTPYTRLTIDRWSNWDWQEDGADSEDHDYNRLGLLVAHDFNNGLAMTLEYACEWQTHREGDTHDIFHYAGIGVSYAF, encoded by the coding sequence ATGAATGCCATAATTCGGACGCTATTGCTTTTGCCCGTGGTTTGTTCTCAGTATGCCCAGGCGCAGGATATACCGGAAACACGCTGGGAATATACGCTCGGCGCAATGTATGAAACGGAAAATGTCGAAGGCCAGGCAGAAGACATGGACGGCCTGTATGAACCTTCCGTTTATTTTAACGCAGCGTATGGGCCGTGGAGTATTAACCTGGCGATGTATCAGGAAGGCCCGGTAAATTACAGTGCCATGTCGCGGGGAACCTGGTTTAACCGACCCGAGTTTAATTTGCGTTATCAGTTTATCGACAACCCGGATTACACGCTGGGATTCACGGGTGGCATTCGAAATTACGGGTATCATTTTAAAAACGCCGATGGTTCTCCCGCCGGTACCGCGAACACCCTGCGTTATAAAATTCAGCCGGACTGGAGAGCAAAATTACACGGTAATCTGACATTTGAAGGATGGTTGGCCTGGTATCGTTTTATTAATGATTTAGAGCAGACCGGTTACTCCGACAGCCGCGTCGAAACCGAAACGGGATTTACTTATCAGTTTAACGATACTGTATCTTTGCAGGTGCATTACTATCTGGAGCGTGGCTATAACGCCAGTGATAGCCACAAGCAAGGGGAATTTAACACCAATGAAGCCAGGATCTTTTTGCCGGTTTCACTGGGCAGTACCACCCTAACGCCTTACACCCGCCTGACTATCGACCGCTGGAGCAACTGGGACTGGCAGGAGGATGGCGCAGACTCCGAAGATCACGATTACAATCGTCTGGGTTTACTGGTCGCCCATGATTTCAATAACGGCTTAGCTATGACGCTGGAATATGCCTGTGAATGGCAGACGCATCGTGAAGGCGACACCCATGATATCTTTCACTATGCGGGCATTGGCGTGAGCTACGCTTTCTGA
- the rbsR_1 gene encoding transcriptional regulator YcjW, with amino-acid sequence MSTTIYDIARVAKVSKSTVSRVLNKQTNISDDARERVLKAIEELNYQPNKLARALTTSGFDAIMVISTRSTKTTTGNPFFSDVLHAITARAEDEGFDVILQTSKNSEEDLDKCLSKIKQKMIKGIIMLSSPVNEHFFNELDKYNIPVVVIGGLKGQYKNILSVDTDNFHDSVSLTQTLIDRGFQRIACLHAPLDYHVSRDRLEGFKSALVDNGLTSEPTLIVDGGYTQNSALHAAEKLLTCSPLPEAIFATDSLKLMSLYRVAARLNIAIPQQIAVIGYSDAILSFMLTPPPSGIEVPIQALGDTSSALLFDRIANKQTPQIVVLPTESVITGSLS; translated from the coding sequence ATGTCGACGACAATTTACGATATCGCACGGGTCGCGAAGGTTTCTAAATCTACCGTCTCACGTGTCCTGAATAAGCAAACCAATATTTCTGACGACGCCCGCGAACGGGTGTTAAAAGCCATTGAAGAATTAAATTATCAGCCAAATAAACTGGCTCGTGCACTTACAACGTCTGGTTTTGACGCCATCATGGTTATTTCGACGCGCTCGACAAAAACCACTACCGGGAATCCATTTTTTTCTGATGTGCTGCACGCCATCACCGCCAGGGCAGAAGATGAAGGATTTGACGTTATATTGCAAACATCGAAAAATAGCGAAGAAGATTTAGACAAATGCCTGTCAAAAATAAAACAGAAAATGATTAAAGGCATTATTATGCTCAGTTCCCCGGTGAATGAGCACTTCTTTAATGAGCTTGATAAATATAATATTCCCGTTGTGGTTATTGGTGGATTAAAAGGCCAGTACAAAAATATTCTCTCTGTGGATACTGATAATTTTCACGACTCAGTGTCACTCACTCAGACATTAATTGACCGTGGTTTTCAGCGCATCGCATGTTTACACGCGCCGCTGGATTATCATGTTTCACGGGATCGTCTGGAAGGATTTAAAAGCGCTCTCGTCGATAACGGGCTGACCTCAGAACCGACGCTGATCGTGGACGGCGGTTATACCCAAAACAGCGCACTGCACGCCGCAGAAAAATTGTTAACCTGTTCACCGCTTCCCGAGGCTATTTTCGCCACCGACAGCCTTAAACTGATGAGCCTGTATCGTGTCGCGGCGCGTCTGAATATCGCCATTCCTCAGCAGATTGCCGTGATCGGCTATAGCGATGCTATTTTATCGTTTATGCTCACTCCGCCCCCAAGCGGTATCGAAGTGCCCATCCAGGCGCTCGGCGATACCAGCAGCGCGCTCCTTTTTGATCGTATCGCCAACAAGCAAACGCCGCAGATCGTGGTGTTACCCACTGAAAGCGTCATTACTGGTTCACTGTCCTGA
- the uspE gene encoding universal stress protein E translates to MAKYQNMLVVIDPGQDDQPALRRAVYLHQRIGGKIKAFLPIYDFSYEMTTLLSPDERTAMRQGVISQRTAWIREQAQHYIESGIPVEIKVVWHNRPFEAIIQEVRSAHHDLVLKMTHQHDKLESVIFTPTDWHLLRKCPCPVWMVKDQPWPEGGKALVAVNLASEEIYHNALNDKLVRETLQLAEQVNHTEVHLVGAYPATPINIAIELPDFDPSVYNDAIRGQHLIAMKALRQKYSIAEKMTHVEKGLPEEVIPDLAEHLQAGIVVLGTVGRTGISAAFLGNTAEQVIDHLRCDLLAIKPDDFQTPVEMDDDEDD, encoded by the coding sequence ATGGCAAAATATCAAAACATGCTGGTGGTTATTGACCCAGGCCAGGACGATCAGCCCGCGTTGCGGCGTGCGGTGTATTTGCATCAGCGTATAGGCGGGAAAATTAAAGCTTTTCTGCCGATTTATGATTTCTCGTATGAGATGACTACCCTGCTCTCCCCGGATGAGCGCACCGCGATGCGTCAGGGCGTGATTAGCCAGCGCACGGCATGGATCCGCGAACAAGCCCAACATTACATCGAATCCGGCATCCCTGTTGAAATCAAAGTGGTCTGGCATAACCGCCCCTTTGAAGCCATCATTCAGGAAGTTCGCAGCGCCCACCACGATCTGGTGCTGAAAATGACCCACCAGCACGACAAACTCGAATCGGTGATTTTTACCCCGACTGACTGGCATCTGCTGCGTAAATGCCCGTGCCCGGTCTGGATGGTAAAAGACCAACCGTGGCCAGAGGGAGGTAAAGCGCTGGTGGCGGTTAACCTTGCCAGCGAAGAGATTTATCACAATGCGCTGAACGATAAACTGGTGCGTGAAACCCTGCAGCTTGCCGAACAGGTAAACCATACGGAAGTGCATCTGGTTGGCGCCTACCCTGCAACGCCCATCAATATTGCCATCGAACTGCCAGATTTTGATCCCAGCGTTTATAACGACGCCATCCGGGGTCAACACCTGATTGCCATGAAGGCACTGCGTCAGAAATATTCCATCGCCGAGAAAATGACTCATGTCGAGAAAGGCCTGCCGGAAGAAGTGATCCCCGATCTTGCCGAGCATCTTCAGGCCGGGATTGTGGTACTGGGCACCGTTGGCCGCACCGGTATTTCCGCCGCGTTCCTGGGCAATACCGCAGAACAGGTTATCGATCATCTCCGCTGCGACTTGCTGGCGATAAAACCGGACGATTTCCAGACGCCGGTAGAAATGGATGACGACGAAGACGATTAA
- the fnr gene encoding fumarate and nitrate reduction regulatory protein, with product MIPEKRIIRRIQSGGCAIHCQDCSISQLCIPFTLNEHELDQLDNIIERKKPIQKGQTLFKAGDELKSLYAIRSGTIKSYTITEQGDEQITGFHLAGDLVGFDAIGSGHHPSFAQALETSMVCEIPFETLDDLSGKMPNLRQQMMRLMSGEIKGDQDMILLLSKKNAEERLAAFIYNLSRRFAQRGFSPREFRLTMTRGDIGNYLGLTVETISRLLGRFQKSGMLAVKGKYITIENSDILAQLAGHSRNVA from the coding sequence ATGATCCCGGAAAAGCGAATTATTCGACGCATACAGTCTGGCGGTTGTGCTATCCATTGTCAGGATTGCAGCATCAGCCAACTGTGCATCCCTTTTACCCTCAATGAACACGAGCTCGATCAGCTCGATAACATCATCGAGCGTAAGAAACCGATCCAAAAAGGGCAAACGCTCTTTAAGGCGGGTGATGAGTTGAAGTCGCTGTATGCCATCCGTTCCGGCACCATTAAAAGCTATACCATTACCGAGCAAGGCGACGAACAAATTACCGGCTTCCATCTGGCGGGCGATTTAGTCGGCTTTGATGCGATTGGTTCCGGCCATCACCCGAGCTTTGCACAGGCGCTGGAAACCTCCATGGTCTGTGAAATCCCGTTTGAAACGCTGGACGACCTGTCCGGTAAAATGCCGAATCTGCGCCAGCAGATGATGCGTTTGATGAGCGGTGAGATCAAAGGCGACCAGGATATGATCCTGCTACTCTCCAAGAAAAACGCGGAAGAGCGTCTGGCAGCATTTATTTATAATCTGTCGCGTCGTTTTGCCCAGCGCGGTTTCTCACCACGTGAGTTCCGTCTGACCATGACCCGCGGTGATATCGGCAACTACCTGGGCCTGACCGTTGAAACCATCAGCCGTCTGCTGGGTCGCTTCCAGAAAAGCGGTATGCTGGCGGTGAAAGGCAAATATATCACTATCGAAAACAGTGACATTCTGGCGCAACTCGCCGGTCATTCCCGCAACGTCGCCTGA
- the ogt gene encoding methylated-DNA--protein-cysteine methyltransferase — MLTILEDKIATPLGPLWILCDEQYHLRAVEWEEHSNRMEALLNIHYRPGGYRRVACANPGGLSAKLQDYFDGDLQVIETLPTATAGTPFQREVWKALRAIPCGQILSYGQLAIQLGRAGAARAVGAANGSNPVSIVVPCHRVIGSRGTLTGYAGGVTRKEWLLRHEGYLLL, encoded by the coding sequence ATGTTGACAATTCTGGAAGATAAAATAGCCACGCCGCTTGGACCGTTATGGATATTATGCGATGAGCAATATCATTTACGCGCAGTGGAATGGGAAGAACATAGTAACCGCATGGAAGCCTTATTGAATATTCATTATCGTCCCGGCGGCTATCGACGCGTTGCCTGCGCCAATCCAGGCGGTCTTAGCGCCAAACTCCAGGATTATTTTGACGGCGATTTACAGGTTATCGAGACGCTGCCAACCGCCACGGCTGGCACCCCTTTCCAGCGTGAAGTGTGGAAAGCGCTGCGCGCCATTCCCTGCGGACAAATTCTCTCTTATGGCCAACTGGCGATTCAACTGGGACGCGCCGGTGCCGCGCGGGCGGTTGGTGCGGCGAACGGCTCTAACCCGGTGAGCATCGTCGTACCCTGCCATCGGGTGATTGGCAGCCGCGGCACGCTAACCGGTTATGCAGGCGGAGTAACCCGTAAAGAGTGGCTGTTACGCCATGAGGGGTATCTTTTACTCTAG
- the ydaL gene encoding Smr domain protein — protein sequence MKPDDKSLFLEAMDDVKPLKNATCIAWQKSKPQRAAATVDVLQLDNFLTTGYLDIVPLADALEFKREGVQTGVLDKLRQGKYPQQATLNLLRLPVEQCRQRLFAFMQEAKQQGLRNLLIVHGKGRDDKSHANIVRSYLARWLAEFQEVQAFCVALPHHGGSGACYVALKKSDAQRLENWERHAKRSR from the coding sequence ATGAAACCTGACGATAAATCACTTTTTCTTGAGGCCATGGATGATGTCAAACCCCTCAAAAATGCCACCTGCATTGCCTGGCAGAAAAGCAAACCGCAACGCGCCGCTGCCACCGTTGACGTGCTGCAACTCGACAATTTTTTGACCACGGGCTATCTGGATATCGTTCCGCTTGCCGACGCGCTGGAATTTAAACGCGAAGGCGTACAGACCGGAGTGCTGGATAAATTACGCCAGGGAAAATACCCTCAGCAGGCAACACTCAACTTGCTGCGATTGCCGGTTGAACAATGCCGGCAACGGCTGTTCGCATTTATGCAGGAAGCGAAACAGCAGGGGCTTCGTAATCTGCTGATCGTTCATGGCAAAGGGCGCGACGATAAATCTCACGCCAATATCGTGCGCAGCTATCTGGCGCGCTGGCTTGCCGAGTTTCAAGAGGTTCAGGCCTTTTGCGTGGCGCTGCCCCATCATGGCGGCAGCGGCGCCTGTTATGTTGCTTTGAAAAAGTCAGATGCCCAGCGGCTGGAAAACTGGGAGCGTCACGCTAAACGCAGCCGCTGA
- the narI2 gene encoding respiratory nitrate reductase 1 has product MINYLNFFFYDIYPYLCGTVFIIGSWLRYDYGQYTWRAGSSQMLDKKGMTLASNLFHIGIIGIFFGHFFGMLTPHWAYAWFLPMATKQLMAMWLGGICGVLTLVGGLMLLWRRLFNPRVRASSSTADILILALLMIQCALGLLTIPFSAQFMDGSEMLKLVDWAQAVVTFRGGAATYLDGVAIVYRVHLVLGMTLFLLFPFTRLVHMWSAPVEYFTRRYQIVKPRR; this is encoded by the coding sequence ATGATCAACTACCTCAACTTCTTCTTTTATGACATCTATCCCTACCTGTGCGGGACAGTGTTTATTATTGGTAGCTGGTTACGGTACGACTACGGACAGTACACCTGGCGCGCCGGTTCCAGCCAGATGCTGGATAAAAAAGGCATGACCCTGGCCTCTAACCTGTTTCATATCGGCATCATTGGGATTTTCTTCGGGCATTTTTTCGGCATGCTGACCCCGCACTGGGCCTATGCGTGGTTTTTACCGATGGCGACCAAGCAACTGATGGCGATGTGGCTGGGTGGTATTTGCGGCGTGCTGACGCTGGTGGGCGGGTTGATGCTGCTGTGGCGGCGATTGTTTAACCCTCGGGTGCGCGCCAGTTCCAGTACTGCGGATATTCTGATCCTTGCGCTGTTGATGATCCAGTGCGCACTGGGGCTGTTGACCATTCCGTTCTCGGCGCAGTTTATGGACGGCAGCGAAATGCTCAAGCTGGTGGACTGGGCGCAAGCGGTGGTGACTTTCCGGGGCGGCGCGGCAACGTATCTGGATGGCGTGGCGATTGTCTACCGGGTGCATCTGGTGCTGGGCATGACGCTGTTTCTGCTGTTCCCGTTTACCCGTCTGGTTCATATGTGGAGTGCGCCGGTGGAATACTTTACCCGGCGCTACCAGATAGTAAAACCTCGCCGCTAA
- the narW gene encoding respiratory nitrate reductase 2 subunit delta, protein MQSLKIIALLMEYPNDELWEAAAEIQQAVAQEVPQINAFADAFFASTLIDRQAEWCELFDRGRATSLLLFEHVHAESRDRGQAMVDLMAQYEKAGLQLDSRELPDWLPLYLEYLSIQPEPDALQGLNDVAPILALLGGRLKQRQSPYSQLFDALLSIAGSQYRSESVASQVVKEARDDTPQALDAIWEEEQVKFIDDQGCSADTSPQQQHQRRFSDNVTPQYLDISAGGQK, encoded by the coding sequence ATGCAAAGCCTGAAAATCATCGCCCTGTTAATGGAATACCCCAACGACGAGTTGTGGGAAGCGGCTGCGGAAATCCAGCAGGCCGTGGCACAGGAGGTGCCGCAGATTAACGCATTTGCAGACGCGTTTTTCGCCTCCACGCTCATCGACAGGCAGGCCGAATGGTGCGAGCTGTTTGATCGGGGCCGCGCCACCTCACTGCTGCTGTTCGAGCATGTCCACGCCGAATCGCGGGATCGCGGCCAGGCTATGGTGGATTTAATGGCGCAATATGAGAAAGCGGGCCTGCAACTGGACAGCCGCGAACTGCCGGACTGGCTGCCGCTGTATCTTGAATACCTGAGTATTCAGCCCGAGCCGGACGCGTTACAGGGACTGAACGATGTCGCGCCGATCCTGGCGCTGCTGGGCGGGCGGCTGAAACAGCGCCAGTCGCCCTACAGCCAGTTGTTTGACGCGCTACTGAGCATTGCAGGGAGCCAGTACCGAAGCGAAAGCGTTGCAAGTCAGGTGGTGAAAGAAGCCCGCGACGATACCCCTCAGGCGCTGGATGCTATCTGGGAAGAGGAACAGGTGAAGTTTATCGACGACCAGGGCTGTAGTGCAGACACCTCGCCGCAACAACAGCACCAGCGGCGATTCAGTGACAACGTCACGCCGCAATATCTGGATATCAGCGCCGGAGGTCAAAAATGA